The Apibacter raozihei genome contains a region encoding:
- a CDS encoding UDP-2,3-diacylglucosamine diphosphatase gives MNKKKHHKTIVISDLHLGSKWCKSDEVICYLKHNTCDTLILCGDIIDGWNIMRGKKGKWKRKYTDFIKLILDIQHETKIIYLRGNHDDFLDKVVPMKFQNIEIVRDYLYTSGENSYYILHGDVFDKVTSRFSWLAKLGDVGYTFLLWVNKVYNQKRLKKGLPYYSLSKEIKNKIKLSVSYISDFEKHIVDIARAKKCKGVICGHIHHPEIKKYNEILYLNSGDWVESLSALTEDYQGNWSLYYYKPEDYINLEDPVNEFEEEYYLQII, from the coding sequence ATGAATAAAAAGAAACATCATAAAACAATTGTTATTTCTGATTTACACTTAGGTTCAAAATGGTGTAAATCCGATGAAGTAATTTGTTATCTGAAACACAATACCTGCGACACTCTTATCTTATGTGGTGATATTATTGATGGATGGAATATAATGAGAGGAAAAAAAGGTAAATGGAAAAGAAAATACACTGATTTTATTAAGCTTATATTAGATATTCAACATGAAACCAAAATAATATACCTACGAGGAAATCACGACGATTTTCTGGATAAAGTAGTTCCCATGAAATTTCAGAATATTGAAATTGTAAGGGATTATCTATACACTAGTGGCGAAAACTCATATTATATTCTACATGGTGATGTTTTCGATAAAGTAACTTCACGTTTTAGCTGGCTGGCTAAATTAGGAGATGTAGGCTATACGTTTTTATTATGGGTAAATAAAGTTTATAATCAAAAGAGATTAAAAAAAGGATTACCCTATTATTCTTTATCTAAAGAAATTAAAAATAAAATAAAACTCTCTGTTTCATATATCAGTGATTTTGAAAAACATATAGTAGATATTGCAAGAGCAAAAAAATGCAAAGGAGTAATCTGTGGACATATTCATCACCCTGAAATAAAAAAATATAATGAAATATTGTATCTTAATTCTGGTGACTGGGTAGAATCATTATCAGCATTAACAGAAGATTATCAGGGCAATTGGAGTTTATATTATTATAAGCCGGAAGATTATATAAATCTTGAAGATCCTGTAAATGAGTTTGAAGAAGAATACTACTTGCAAATAATATGA
- a CDS encoding glycosyltransferase family protein codes for MKYLFTIQGEGRGHMTQALVLSEMLRKNGHEIGKVIIGMSHQREVPEYFIRKIGSEVEVIESPSFIFKKDKKKVNWLKTVLYNANPLKTMEYIRSIKKIRKSIQEFQPDVVINFYEMLTGFTHLIYGKNNQLVTIGHQYLFNYLSDKYKENKLKSNFIFLRFHAWMTGLQADKILALSFYPVDDKMGNKKIKVVPPLLRKEVRNGRSTKGTFILGYLLNEGFEKEIRSWHEKNPEVNLKIFWDKKNVPEEVKIDQTLTFYTLNDQKFIQYMTECVGYISTAGFESICESFYLKKPVMVIPVHIEQKINAHDAVSTGKCISANTFDISKLLNFINTYSTHDTSYHNWVSKAEEIYMEQIVTKINHKKESELDLLVKFN; via the coding sequence ATGAAATACTTATTTACAATACAAGGAGAGGGTAGAGGGCATATGACCCAGGCTTTGGTCTTATCTGAAATGCTTAGAAAAAACGGACATGAAATTGGTAAAGTAATCATAGGTATGAGCCATCAGAGAGAAGTCCCTGAATATTTCATTCGTAAAATAGGTAGTGAAGTTGAAGTTATAGAAAGTCCTTCGTTTATTTTTAAAAAAGATAAAAAAAAGGTTAATTGGTTAAAAACTGTACTTTACAATGCAAATCCACTAAAAACGATGGAATATATACGAAGTATAAAAAAAATACGTAAAAGTATTCAGGAGTTTCAGCCCGATGTGGTTATTAATTTTTATGAAATGCTTACCGGGTTTACTCACTTGATTTACGGGAAAAACAATCAATTAGTTACTATTGGGCATCAATATTTATTTAATTATTTAAGTGACAAATACAAAGAAAATAAATTAAAGTCAAATTTTATTTTTCTTCGTTTTCATGCTTGGATGACAGGTTTGCAAGCAGATAAAATCCTGGCTTTATCATTTTATCCCGTAGATGATAAAATGGGTAATAAAAAGATTAAAGTAGTCCCCCCTTTACTAAGAAAAGAGGTCAGGAATGGAAGAAGCACTAAGGGTACTTTTATTCTCGGATATCTGTTAAACGAAGGGTTTGAAAAAGAGATACGGAGCTGGCATGAAAAAAATCCCGAGGTAAACCTTAAAATATTTTGGGATAAAAAAAACGTTCCAGAAGAAGTGAAGATTGACCAAACCTTAACATTTTACACTTTAAATGATCAGAAGTTTATACAATATATGACAGAATGTGTAGGCTATATATCTACAGCCGGATTTGAATCAATCTGTGAATCTTTTTATCTGAAAAAACCGGTAATGGTCATACCTGTACATATAGAGCAGAAAATAAATGCGCACGATGCAGTATCAACAGGAAAATGTATTTCAGCCAATACATTTGACATTTCAAAACTGTTGAATTTTATAAATACTTATTCAACTCATGATACAAGTTATCATAATTGGGTAAGCAAAGCAGAAGAAATATATATGGAGCAGATAGTTACTAAAATCAATCACAAAAAAGAGAGTGAATTAGATTTATTGGTAAAATTCAATTAA
- a CDS encoding anaerobic ribonucleoside triphosphate reductase produces MIQQVVKRNGKMVDFNKEKIVEAIRKAMLQTEKGVNYSLIEEIANSISQLKQEEISVEQIQDIVEIELMKSSRKDVAKKFISYRNKRSIVRKAKTQQIFLEIIEAKSNDITRENANMNADTPAGMMMKFASESTKPFTDSYLLNQEVKEAVESNYLHIHDKDYYPTKSLTCVQHPLDKILKYGFFAGHGESRPAKRIETASMLSCISLETAQNEMHGGQAIPAFDFYLAPYVRRSYIEEIKNIEQLNTKDYKHLYSYPISEYIKKDLESLEGELKIVQYAINKTVGRVHQSMEAFIHNMNTIHSRGGNQVVFSSINYGTDTSAEGRCIIRELLNSTYEGVGNGATAIFPIQIWKKKRGVSYLPEDKNYDLYTLACKVSARRFFPNFLNLDATFNQHQKWKEDDPERYKYETATMGCRTRVFENLYGEKTSIGRGNISFSTVNLVKIALESKNIQDIPERITYFYSFLNRILDLTALQLHQRFEFQKTAAPRQFPLLMSVLWKDTEKLKDQNTIEDVINQGTLGIGFIGLAEALVALIGKHHAEDENAQKLGLEIISHMRKKVEEYSQKYKHNYSVLATPAEGLSGRFTRKDKEQFGIISGVTDREYYTNSNHVPVYYKCSAHHKATIEAPYHEMTRGGHIFYVEIDGDATHNPEAIMTVVDMMDKYNMGYVSVNHNRNRCLDCGHENADDKLEKCPECGSIHIDCLQRITGYLVGTTNRWNHAKLSELKDRVIHD; encoded by the coding sequence ATGATTCAGCAAGTAGTTAAGCGAAATGGTAAGATGGTAGATTTTAATAAAGAAAAGATAGTTGAGGCTATAAGAAAGGCAATGCTACAGACAGAAAAAGGTGTAAATTATTCCTTGATAGAAGAAATCGCAAATTCTATATCTCAATTAAAACAAGAAGAAATATCTGTAGAACAAATTCAGGATATAGTTGAAATTGAACTAATGAAAAGTTCGAGAAAAGATGTTGCAAAAAAATTTATTTCATATAGAAATAAGCGGAGTATAGTCAGAAAAGCAAAAACTCAGCAAATTTTTCTTGAAATCATAGAAGCAAAATCAAATGATATAACCAGAGAAAATGCTAATATGAATGCTGACACACCAGCAGGTATGATGATGAAATTTGCAAGTGAATCAACCAAGCCATTTACAGATTCATATCTTTTAAATCAGGAAGTTAAAGAAGCTGTAGAGTCTAATTACTTACATATACACGATAAAGATTACTACCCCACAAAAAGCTTAACATGCGTACAGCATCCGTTAGATAAAATACTCAAATATGGTTTTTTTGCAGGTCACGGAGAGTCCAGACCTGCAAAACGCATTGAAACCGCAAGTATGCTTAGCTGTATATCATTAGAAACAGCACAAAATGAAATGCACGGTGGACAGGCTATTCCTGCTTTTGATTTTTATCTGGCACCTTATGTCCGTAGAAGTTATATTGAAGAAATTAAAAATATAGAACAATTAAATACAAAAGATTATAAACATCTATATTCTTATCCCATCAGTGAGTATATTAAAAAAGATTTAGAAAGTTTAGAAGGTGAATTAAAAATAGTTCAGTATGCTATCAATAAAACAGTAGGAAGAGTTCATCAATCAATGGAAGCTTTTATACACAACATGAATACAATACATTCAAGAGGAGGAAATCAGGTAGTTTTCAGTTCCATAAATTATGGAACAGACACCTCGGCAGAAGGCAGATGTATTATTCGTGAATTGTTGAACAGTACTTATGAAGGCGTTGGAAATGGAGCTACGGCTATATTTCCCATTCAGATCTGGAAGAAAAAAAGGGGAGTTAGTTATTTACCGGAGGATAAGAATTACGATCTCTATACGCTAGCTTGTAAAGTAAGTGCTAGACGTTTTTTTCCTAATTTTCTCAATTTAGATGCTACCTTTAATCAACATCAAAAATGGAAAGAAGATGATCCCGAACGATACAAATATGAAACGGCAACCATGGGTTGCAGAACACGTGTTTTTGAAAATTTATACGGTGAAAAGACATCAATAGGACGGGGAAACATATCTTTTTCAACAGTCAATCTGGTAAAAATAGCATTAGAAAGTAAAAATATTCAAGATATACCGGAAAGAATAACTTATTTCTACTCATTTTTAAACCGAATATTAGATTTAACAGCTCTTCAGCTTCATCAAAGATTCGAATTTCAAAAAACAGCAGCACCACGTCAATTCCCTTTATTAATGTCTGTTTTATGGAAAGATACTGAAAAACTAAAAGACCAAAATACCATTGAAGACGTAATTAATCAAGGAACACTAGGAATTGGCTTTATTGGACTCGCAGAAGCTTTAGTTGCTTTAATAGGAAAGCATCATGCTGAAGATGAAAACGCACAAAAATTAGGATTGGAAATTATTTCACATATGCGGAAAAAAGTTGAGGAATATTCTCAAAAATATAAACATAATTATAGCGTTCTTGCTACTCCCGCCGAAGGATTGTCCGGACGTTTTACCCGTAAAGATAAAGAACAGTTTGGAATCATCAGCGGGGTTACAGACAGAGAATATTATACAAATTCCAATCACGTTCCTGTATATTATAAATGCAGTGCTCATCACAAAGCGACAATTGAGGCTCCCTATCATGAAATGACACGGGGAGGACATATATTTTATGTTGAAATTGATGGAGATGCCACTCATAATCCTGAGGCAATAATGACTGTTGTAGATATGATGGATAAATATAATATGGGATATGTCTCTGTCAATCATAATAGAAATCGTTGTCTGGATTGCGGTCATGAAAATGCAGATGACAAACTTGAAAAATGTCCGGAATGTGGAAGCATTCACATAGACTGTTTACAACGTATAACAGGATATCTGGTTGGTACAACCAATAGATGGAATCATGCTAAATTATCAGAGCTAAAAGACCGGGTTATTCATGACTGA
- the nrdG gene encoding anaerobic ribonucleoside-triphosphate reductase activating protein, with product MTDLLVLDIVYDTTVDGPGFRTAIYAAGCIHQCYNCHNPQSWNKNEGTRYSIEYLIDIIKKNEFAHVTLTGGDPLIQVQGFRELSEKIKLETNKNIWCYTGFVYEQIAKSKKLAQILPFIDVLVDGKYVDEYNDKKLMFKGSSNQRIIDIKKTIKTGKIINWERI from the coding sequence ATGACTGATTTATTAGTTTTAGACATTGTATACGACACCACCGTTGACGGACCTGGATTTCGTACGGCAATTTATGCAGCCGGATGTATACACCAATGCTATAACTGCCATAATCCTCAATCATGGAATAAAAATGAAGGTACACGCTATTCAATTGAATATTTAATTGATATTATTAAAAAAAATGAATTTGCACACGTTACATTAACAGGTGGCGACCCGTTAATTCAGGTTCAGGGATTTAGAGAGCTGAGTGAAAAAATAAAATTAGAAACGAATAAGAATATTTGGTGTTATACAGGATTTGTTTACGAACAAATAGCTAAATCTAAAAAATTAGCTCAGATACTTCCATTTATAGATGTTTTAGTTGACGGTAAATACGTGGATGAATACAATGATAAAAAATTAATGTTTAAAGGAAGTAGCAATCAACGCATAATAGACATAAAAAAAACAATAAAAACAGGTAAAATTATAAACTGGGAAAGAATATAA
- a CDS encoding winged helix-turn-helix domain-containing protein, with translation MFKDLDPLLHNSQLRLGIVSILVALKQADFSYLCEQTHASEGNLSIQLKKLKDAGCIEIHKGYKGNFPLTTCKITDIGLQRFKMYIDSLNSYIDFKEN, from the coding sequence ATGTTTAAAGACTTAGATCCTTTATTACATAATTCTCAACTTCGCTTGGGGATTGTTTCTATATTGGTAGCGCTAAAACAGGCTGATTTTTCTTATTTATGTGAACAAACTCATGCCAGTGAAGGAAATTTGAGTATACAATTAAAAAAATTAAAAGATGCGGGCTGCATAGAGATACATAAGGGATATAAGGGCAATTTCCCGTTAACAACCTGCAAAATTACGGATATCGGTCTTCAAAGATTTAAAATGTATATTGATTCATTAAACAGCTATATAGATTTTAAAGAAAATTAG
- a CDS encoding TonB-dependent receptor, which translates to MKITVVFFTVVFNLLFQNFVFSQNIIKGKVIDHKNLPLVGANVFIEGTLDGSTTDSDGTFTFSTLLTGDTILVVKHLSKEDIWQPVFIEKNMPPFLLKMKDPILSLDEIVITAGSFGIGDKNKSAVLNTMDVETTAGTDGDITGALRTLPGTQVVGESGQLFVRGGSGDESKVMIDGLNIPNPYTSGVPDIAQKSRFSPHLFKGIIFNTGGYSSQYGGALSSVLNLETKDHPSKSSSVIALVPYAIQGGHTFLNKNKDFSGGIDISYSNFSTYYSIVSQYTDWIKSPEGATVTANLRKSTKNNEMFKWYGYGSIQKQSLLSPDYDLPDHFIPYSIKNANAISLLTYKKKLNNSWDINAGYGFNFNRDKINNNQTLIENSTYQHQLRFSVNGKISDRFKPSFGAEGFYFSVHFDTTNIGQKIHHSNYSSGIWAETDIVIMRNFISRPGIRAEYDETLHKFIFLPRLSFAYRTSKFSQINISAGEYSQTPEFLYSYYGKELTFTRAFHYIANYQYTNQKRILRMEGYYKDYRKLITTAPEIGNHGFGYAGGLDLFWRDGKSIKGLDYWISYTWLNTERKYLDYPNKAMPTFASSHTGHLVVKYFIEKLGLFVGTSYSIASGRPYYNPSSPIFLNDRTPFYHNANFNIALLRKWGKTFNTFVFAVNNILGNEQVFGYRYSNDGTNRQSVTLPYKRSFLLGWFISIGQNRSDEILNQLP; encoded by the coding sequence ATGAAAATAACTGTCGTATTTTTTACTGTTGTATTTAATTTACTATTTCAAAATTTTGTTTTTTCACAAAATATTATCAAAGGAAAAGTTATTGATCATAAAAATCTTCCTCTTGTTGGTGCTAATGTTTTCATTGAGGGTACGTTAGATGGTTCAACCACAGATTCAGACGGAACATTTACATTTTCTACCTTACTTACCGGTGATACGATATTAGTTGTTAAGCATCTTTCAAAAGAGGATATCTGGCAACCGGTATTTATTGAAAAAAATATGCCTCCGTTTTTATTAAAAATGAAAGATCCTATTTTGTCATTAGATGAAATAGTTATTACTGCAGGGAGTTTTGGTATAGGGGATAAAAATAAATCGGCAGTATTAAATACTATGGATGTAGAAACTACTGCAGGTACAGACGGAGATATTACAGGCGCCTTACGCACTCTTCCAGGTACTCAGGTAGTTGGAGAAAGCGGACAGCTGTTTGTGAGAGGAGGAAGCGGTGATGAAAGTAAAGTGATGATAGACGGATTGAATATTCCTAACCCTTATACATCTGGAGTTCCTGATATAGCTCAAAAGAGCAGGTTTTCTCCTCATTTATTTAAAGGGATTATTTTTAATACCGGCGGTTATTCTTCCCAATACGGAGGCGCTTTATCGTCTGTACTAAATCTCGAAACCAAAGATCATCCATCTAAGTCTTCCTCCGTAATTGCTTTAGTTCCCTATGCGATTCAAGGCGGACATACTTTTTTAAATAAAAATAAAGACTTTTCAGGGGGAATTGATATCAGCTATTCCAATTTTTCTACTTATTATTCCATAGTTTCTCAGTATACAGACTGGATAAAATCACCTGAGGGGGCAACTGTTACTGCTAATCTTAGAAAAAGTACAAAAAATAATGAAATGTTCAAATGGTACGGCTATGGAAGTATACAAAAACAATCTCTTTTAAGTCCGGATTATGATTTGCCGGATCATTTCATTCCATATAGTATTAAAAATGCAAATGCCATCTCTTTATTGACCTACAAAAAGAAGTTAAATAATTCATGGGACATTAATGCCGGTTATGGATTTAATTTTAATAGAGACAAAATTAATAACAATCAAACTCTGATTGAAAACTCAACTTACCAACATCAGCTCCGGTTTTCTGTAAATGGAAAAATATCAGATAGGTTTAAACCTAGTTTCGGGGCTGAAGGATTCTATTTTAGTGTACATTTTGATACGACGAATATAGGACAAAAAATACATCATTCTAATTATAGTTCAGGTATCTGGGCAGAAACTGATATAGTTATAATGCGTAATTTTATTTCCCGCCCGGGAATACGAGCAGAATATGATGAAACTTTACATAAATTTATATTTTTACCCCGTCTATCGTTTGCTTATCGTACAAGTAAATTTAGTCAGATAAATATTTCTGCAGGTGAATATTCACAAACTCCTGAGTTTTTATACTCATATTATGGAAAAGAATTAACTTTTACAAGAGCTTTTCATTATATCGCTAATTATCAGTACACTAATCAAAAGAGAATTTTAAGAATGGAAGGGTATTATAAAGATTATCGTAAATTAATAACTACCGCTCCGGAAATTGGAAATCATGGATTTGGATATGCGGGTGGTCTGGATCTTTTCTGGAGAGACGGTAAATCCATTAAAGGTCTGGATTACTGGATTTCATATACCTGGCTGAATACGGAAAGAAAATACCTGGATTATCCCAACAAAGCCATGCCTACTTTTGCCTCGTCTCATACGGGACATCTTGTGGTCAAATATTTTATTGAAAAACTGGGACTGTTTGTGGGTACTTCTTATTCTATAGCTTCCGGAAGACCTTACTATAATCCATCCAGTCCAATATTTTTAAATGATCGAACTCCTTTTTATCATAATGCAAATTTTAATATAGCCTTACTAAGAAAATGGGGGAAAACTTTTAACACTTTTGTTTTTGCTGTGAATAACATATTGGGAAATGAGCAGGTTTTCGGATACAGGTATTCAAATGACGGCACAAACAGACAAAGCGTTACCCTTCCTTATAAAAGAAGTTTTTTATTAGGCTGGTTCATCAGTATTGGGCAAAACCGATCAGATGAAATTCTTAATCAATTACCTTAA
- the hxlB gene encoding 6-phospho-3-hexuloisomerase, producing MKNTSYYIEKILLELETSRYKINDEEINQFISYILNANRIFLSGAGRSGLVARAFTNRLMHLGLEVSFIGDINTPHTKEGDILIINSGSGETSSLVMLAQKAKKLNMAVLLNTVNPKSSLFDLSDAAIVLPGSKKDSDTEASLQPMGSSFEQLSFILFDAIVLNLMKKLNETGKTMYERHANLE from the coding sequence ATGAAAAATACTTCATACTATATTGAAAAAATTTTGTTGGAACTTGAAACCAGCCGTTATAAAATAAATGATGAAGAAATTAATCAATTTATCAGTTATATACTTAACGCAAATCGTATTTTTTTATCTGGAGCCGGAAGATCGGGTCTAGTTGCCAGGGCTTTTACCAATAGGCTCATGCATTTAGGACTTGAAGTAAGTTTTATTGGAGACATAAATACACCTCATACAAAAGAGGGAGATATTTTGATTATAAATTCAGGATCCGGGGAAACTTCCAGTCTGGTTATGCTTGCACAAAAGGCTAAAAAGTTAAATATGGCTGTTTTATTGAATACTGTAAATCCAAAATCATCTTTATTTGACTTATCGGATGCAGCTATTGTTTTACCGGGATCTAAGAAAGACTCAGATACAGAAGCATCATTGCAGCCTATGGGATCTTCATTTGAACAACTGAGTTTTATTTTGTTTGATGCTATTGTTTTGAATTTGATGAAAAAATTGAATGAAACGGGAAAAACTATGTATGAGCGACATGCAAATTTGGAGTAG
- a CDS encoding sn-glycerol-1-phosphate dehydrogenase codes for MNLNKINSALTYATQTQSLVIGSDILPKIPEIIKQLFPEKKAVIIADPNTFKAAGSEIEQILEKNNLKGSQSYIITDPDLYAEYRFVDQIRDFLKKDDLIPIAVGSGVINDLVKRASFELEREYVCVATADSMDGYSAYGASITQNGSKVTFSCPAPKALFADIEIIRKAPSLLTASGYGDLFAKVAGGADWILADAISNPDHPKIGVEPIDEIAWGIVQNGLHEALSDPEGAKNGDRKAIESLTNGLMLGGLAIQYMKSTRPGSGADHQFSHLWDNEHHTFSGNMAQKFGLYPNKDTQAPSHGFKVGINTLCVIALYEKLLETPVENLNIDSLTEQWHSLDEEINRVKEMYENSDILDFVIQQVTDKHVTKEELKDQLIRLKNSWPTTKEKLKKQLIPYQESKIRLLKVGAPTECEEIGITREKLKETFFRGQKIRSRYTILDLAYRIGLLEQWVDELFDSGYLSNKN; via the coding sequence ATGAACCTAAATAAAATAAATTCTGCACTTACTTATGCAACACAAACCCAAAGTCTGGTAATCGGCTCAGACATTCTTCCGAAAATTCCGGAAATTATAAAACAACTTTTTCCAGAAAAAAAAGCTGTTATAATCGCAGATCCCAATACCTTTAAAGCTGCGGGTAGTGAAATTGAACAAATACTGGAAAAAAATAATTTAAAAGGAAGCCAATCTTATATTATTACAGATCCGGATTTATATGCTGAGTATCGATTTGTCGATCAAATCAGAGATTTTTTGAAAAAAGACGATCTGATTCCTATCGCCGTAGGTTCGGGAGTAATAAACGATTTAGTTAAAAGAGCAAGTTTTGAGCTGGAACGTGAATATGTATGCGTAGCCACGGCAGATTCAATGGATGGTTATTCTGCTTATGGTGCATCAATAACTCAAAACGGTTCTAAAGTAACATTTTCCTGTCCTGCCCCGAAAGCACTGTTTGCAGATATAGAAATTATCAGAAAAGCTCCTAGTTTATTAACAGCCTCCGGTTACGGAGATTTATTTGCCAAAGTCGCCGGTGGTGCTGACTGGATTCTGGCAGATGCTATCAGTAATCCCGATCATCCCAAAATAGGGGTAGAACCAATTGACGAAATAGCATGGGGTATTGTTCAAAATGGACTACATGAAGCGTTATCTGACCCTGAAGGTGCTAAAAACGGTGATAGAAAAGCAATAGAATCATTAACAAACGGATTAATGCTCGGAGGACTAGCCATACAATACATGAAATCGACGCGTCCGGGATCGGGAGCAGATCATCAATTCAGTCACCTTTGGGATAATGAACATCATACTTTTAGCGGAAATATGGCTCAAAAATTTGGTTTATATCCCAACAAAGATACACAAGCTCCTTCGCACGGATTTAAAGTAGGAATTAATACTTTATGTGTTATAGCACTTTATGAAAAATTGTTAGAAACTCCGGTTGAAAATTTAAATATTGATTCTTTAACTGAACAATGGCATTCATTAGATGAAGAAATTAACAGAGTAAAAGAAATGTATGAAAACTCTGATATACTAGACTTTGTTATACAACAGGTTACAGACAAACATGTAACCAAAGAAGAACTAAAAGATCAGCTTATACGACTAAAAAACAGTTGGCCGACAACTAAGGAAAAATTAAAAAAACAGTTGATTCCTTATCAGGAATCTAAAATACGTTTACTAAAAGTAGGTGCTCCTACAGAGTGCGAAGAAATAGGAATAACTAGAGAAAAATTAAAAGAAACCTTTTTTAGGGGACAAAAAATACGTAGCAGATATACTATTTTAGATCTTGCATATCGTATAGGACTTTTGGAACAATGGGTAGATGAACTTTTTGATTCCGGTTATCTTAGCAATAAAAACTAA
- a CDS encoding ribulokinase, with protein sequence MKLSDHLILGIDYGTESMRAILVDIETKKEIAESSMIYPRWKKKLYCNPAQSQFRQHPLDYLEVLEFVVNDIVKKVPEARTKIKALGIDATNCTPIAVDKEGTPLSMKPGFEEDPDAMFILWKDHTAIKDCDDINRHAKTSKLDYTKYSGGGANYSAEHFWAKCLHIFRNPKIKKEAHSFVENCDWLPNLLVGIKKPEELKRNISIAGFKALWNKEWGGYPPNEYFKSIDPVLDGIVDTFSKEVYLCVSPIGTLSEEWASRLNLNTDVIVAAGHMDATAGAIGAGVREKVMVEIVGTSTCAVLAGKKHNRSIPGITGQADDAVIPGLVGYEAGQAAFGDLYAWFRRVLLWPFVEIFNKLPYIDDDLKEKIYKDVYDELIPNLARQAKLSGNDESCLIATDWINGRRTPDVDYNLKGTLAGITLSSTAPLIYKSLVEATIFGTKAIADQFIKHGIEVEEIIAVGGISQKSPFVMQIMSDVLQMPIKVLNVIQGPALGEVMCAAVAAGYYPDLETAQDQLGVKDYKIYTPRNENREFYLKAYDKYRKLENVKQIIE encoded by the coding sequence ATGAAATTATCCGATCATTTAATCTTAGGCATTGACTATGGAACAGAATCCATGAGAGCCATCCTAGTAGATATTGAAACTAAGAAAGAAATTGCAGAATCTTCAATGATATATCCAAGATGGAAAAAAAAATTATATTGTAATCCGGCACAGTCTCAATTCAGACAGCATCCGTTGGATTATCTTGAAGTTCTTGAATTTGTAGTTAATGACATTGTTAAAAAAGTACCTGAAGCTCGTACAAAAATAAAAGCACTGGGTATTGATGCAACAAACTGTACACCAATTGCGGTTGATAAAGAAGGCACTCCGTTGTCTATGAAACCAGGTTTTGAAGAAGATCCGGATGCTATGTTTATTTTATGGAAAGATCATACTGCTATAAAGGATTGTGATGATATTAACCGTCATGCAAAAACTTCAAAATTAGATTACACAAAATATAGTGGTGGAGGAGCTAACTATTCAGCTGAACATTTTTGGGCCAAATGCCTTCATATCTTCAGAAATCCCAAAATAAAGAAAGAAGCTCATTCTTTTGTTGAAAATTGCGATTGGCTACCTAATTTATTAGTGGGTATAAAAAAGCCGGAAGAACTCAAACGAAATATATCAATAGCAGGATTTAAAGCTTTATGGAATAAAGAATGGGGTGGCTATCCGCCCAACGAATATTTTAAATCTATAGATCCTGTATTAGATGGAATAGTTGATACTTTTTCTAAAGAAGTATATTTATGTGTCTCACCTATAGGAACTTTAAGTGAAGAATGGGCATCCAGACTAAACCTTAACACAGATGTAATTGTTGCCGCAGGCCATATGGATGCTACTGCAGGAGCTATAGGAGCAGGAGTAAGGGAAAAAGTAATGGTCGAAATTGTTGGAACTTCAACGTGTGCAGTACTGGCAGGAAAAAAACACAACCGGAGTATTCCTGGAATTACAGGACAGGCAGATGATGCAGTTATTCCTGGTTTAGTTGGGTATGAAGCAGGGCAAGCCGCTTTCGGAGATTTGTATGCCTGGTTCCGGAGGGTTCTTTTGTGGCCATTTGTTGAAATTTTTAATAAACTGCCTTATATTGATGATGATTTGAAAGAAAAAATTTATAAAGATGTTTATGATGAACTTATTCCTAATCTGGCCAGACAGGCAAAATTGTCGGGCAATGATGAAAGTTGCCTGATTGCTACTGATTGGATAAATGGTAGAAGAACACCTGATGTAGATTACAATCTTAAGGGGACATTAGCAGGAATTACATTATCAAGTACAGCGCCTTTAATCTATAAATCCTTAGTAGAAGCTACTATTTTCGGCACTAAAGCTATAGCTGATCAATTTATAAAACACGGAATTGAAGTGGAGGAAATTATTGCTGTCGGGGGAATTTCTCAAAAATCACCATTTGTAATGCAGATCATGTCAGATGTTTTACAAATGCCCATCAAAGTCTTAAATGTTATTCAGGGTCCTGCATTGGGAGAAGTTATGTGTGCAGCAGTTGCTGCCGGATATTATCCTGATCTAGAAACAGCTCAGGATCAATTAGGTGTAAAAGATTATAAAATTTATACACCAAGAAACGAAAACCGTGAGTTTTATTTAAAAGCGTATGATAAATACAGAAAATTAGAAAATGTTAAACAAATTATAGAGTAA